The nucleotide window ACCATATCCTCGACGCTCATGGACGGTCGTCCGGGCAGGTTGCCATTTCCATCGCTGACGATCTTCAGCGTATCCTTTGCATAGGTCTCGAACAGTTCGTCGCCTATGCCCAGCTCTGAGAAACGTGTCGGACAGCCTATGGAGCGCAGGAAGGTCTCAAAGCGGTCAATCCCCGCCAGAGCGCAATTCAGGTCCTCCGGAGAATCAGCCTTGAGACCGAAGACGCGTTCGGCGAACTGCACGAACTTGGCGGTGTTGCTTCTGGCGGCAAATCGCATCCACGCGGGATTGATGACCGAAAGACCCGCCGCATGGGTCACGTCGTGGTGGCCGGAGAGAGTGTGCTCCATCATGTGCACGGGATACGGTGCGTCGGTGCCCGCCTGTAGCCAGCCGTTGAGGGCCACGAGGGCAGCCCATTGCACCTGGGCACGCGCCGTCAGGTCCGTACCATCGGCAATGGCTTTCGGTCCCCACTCCATGGCAGTCAAAATGACGCCCTCGGCGAACCGGTCCTGCACCGGAGTCGTGTCAATGCCGTTGAAATAGGCTTCGGTCACGTGGGTAATGAGATCGCAGACGCCGTAGGCAGTCTGGTCTTGTGGGACGCTTACGGTCAGCTCGGGATCGACCAACGCGGTCTTGGGATAGAGCAGCGGAATCTGAATGAAGGATTTGACCTTGTCGTTCTCCTTGGTGATGACCGCGCCGCAGTTGCTTTCCGAGCCGGTGGCGGCCAGCGTGGGGACCGTGATCACGGGCAACGCCTCGGTCGGAACGTAGACATTTTCCTGACCGTGATGAATCATGTCCCAGGGGTCGCCGTCATAGAGCGCCGCGGCGGAGATGACCTTGGAAGCGTCCATGACACTGCCGCCGCCAAGGGCGACGATCACATCGCAGGATTCCCTTTCGACGATTTCCGCCCCGCGTGCCACGGAAGCGATGCGCGGGTTCGGCTCTATGCCGTCGCATTCCACATAAGAGATCCCCGCAGCCTTCAGACTTTCCACGGCCCGGTCAAAGATCCCGTTGCGCTTGACGCTGCCGCCGCCGGTAACGAGCAGAGCCTTGCGGCCGTATTCTCCCGTCAGTTCACCGAGCCGGGAAAGATTCCCGGCGCCAAATACGATCCGGGTCGGGTTCTGAAATTCGAAGTTCATTATGCACTCCTTTAGTTTTCATTCGTCGATGAAACCTTTTTAAGGAGTTCGCGGACGGGCTTGAACACACATTTCTCTCAAAACCTTGCCCATTCCTCCAAACAGATCGTTCCGCTATTGAAATATACGCGAGAATAGTGTCCATAATAAGGTTGAACATTCTGGAGGCGCACGAATGTCTAAAATGACTGATTTACTTACTGATCTCGCAACCATAGACGGCGATGCCGTCGAATCGAGACTCAAGGGCGTACGTTTCTTCAAGGACACCAAACATGTTCGGCGCAGGCCGATGTTGTATAATCCTGGAATCTGCATCGTTGCCTCGGGCCACAAGGAAGGCTCGCTGGGCGGCCAGTCCTTTCGCTACGATGCGAACAATTATCTGGTCACTTCCGTTGCCATGCCCTTTGAATGCGAATCGTTTCCGGGCGAGAACTGCCCGCTGCTGGGCATGTACATCGACATAGACATGGGCCAGCTGAATTCGCTCATCAACGACATGGATCTGCAATCAGAACTGGCGGAACTGGATGGCAAGGATTATCCTCTGGGCATAGGCCCGTCCGCCATGGGCGAAGACATGGAGGACGCGGCAGTCAAGCTGCTGAAGGCCCTACGTTCGGAAAAGGAAACCAGAATTCTGGCTCCGGGGTTGGTACGTGAAATTTATTACCGCGCCCTTTGCGGCTCGCAGGCGCCGGTGCTATATTCACTGGCAAGAGGAAAAAGCTCCTTCTCGCAGGTGGCCCGCGTCATCAGTCTGCTGGAAGGAAACTATTCCGAACGGTTCGACGTGCAGCAGATGGCGGATTCGGCCCACATGAGCGTTTCGGCCTTTCACAAGGCCTTCAAGGAAATCACCGCGGACTCTCCCCTGCAGTATCTCAAGAAGATCCGACTGGCACGCGCACGCGACCTCATCATCCAGAAAAACATGAAGGCCTACCTCGCCGCCGATGCCGTGGGGTATGAGAGCACCTCGCAGTTCAGCCGCGAGTTCAAGCGCCACTTCGGCCAGAGTCCTGCGGACGTCATGCGGGAGATACGGTCGGCATAACGCAGTCGAGCAACATGGAATACCATCTAACACTGGAGGGAGAGCCATGGATCGCCGTGATTTTCTGAAACAAACCATCAGGGGCGGAATCGTTGCGGGATCCATCCTCGCTTTCGGCGGCGTGCGCGCATTCTGGAGCACGCCCGCCATTGCCGCAGGCCCGGAAAACCCATGGGACCTGGTGGCCATTCGAGGCGGCGAGCCGGATGAAATGTTCGATAGCGCCATCAGTGCCTATAACGGCATGAAATCTTTCGTATCCCGAGGCGACAGGGTCGTCGTCAAACCGAACATCGGCTGGGACGTTTCCCCCGAACGTGGCGGCAACACCAACCCCAAGCTAGTCGGACGCATCGTTGAACACTGCTTCGACGCCGGGGCCGCGGAGGTGATCGTCTTCGACCACTCCTGCGACAACTGGCGGCAGTGCTACCTGAACAGCGGCATTGAAAACGCCGTGGAGGCCGTCGGCGGCAAGATGGTCTCGGCGGACAGCGAAGGCTACTACAGGGAGGTCTCGATACCCGAAGGCCGTCGCCTGAAAACGGCTCAGGTGCACAAGGCGCTGCTGGACGCGGACGTGTTCTTTAACGTTCCGGTCCTGAAGGATCACAGTTCATCGCTGATCACGGCCAGCATGAAAAATCTCATGGGCGTGGTCTGGGATCGCTGGTACTTCCACCGCAACGACCTGCACCAGTGCATCGCGGACATGGCTTCCTTC belongs to Desulfovibrio oxyclinae DSM 11498 and includes:
- a CDS encoding iron-containing alcohol dehydrogenase, producing MNFEFQNPTRIVFGAGNLSRLGELTGEYGRKALLVTGGGSVKRNGIFDRAVESLKAAGISYVECDGIEPNPRIASVARGAEIVERESCDVIVALGGGSVMDASKVISAAALYDGDPWDMIHHGQENVYVPTEALPVITVPTLAATGSESNCGAVITKENDKVKSFIQIPLLYPKTALVDPELTVSVPQDQTAYGVCDLITHVTEAYFNGIDTTPVQDRFAEGVILTAMEWGPKAIADGTDLTARAQVQWAALVALNGWLQAGTDAPYPVHMMEHTLSGHHDVTHAAGLSVINPAWMRFAARSNTAKFVQFAERVFGLKADSPEDLNCALAGIDRFETFLRSIGCPTRFSELGIGDELFETYAKDTLKIVSDGNGNLPGRPSMSVEDMVGIFRSAL
- a CDS encoding AraC family transcriptional regulator; this encodes MSKMTDLLTDLATIDGDAVESRLKGVRFFKDTKHVRRRPMLYNPGICIVASGHKEGSLGGQSFRYDANNYLVTSVAMPFECESFPGENCPLLGMYIDIDMGQLNSLINDMDLQSELAELDGKDYPLGIGPSAMGEDMEDAAVKLLKALRSEKETRILAPGLVREIYYRALCGSQAPVLYSLARGKSSFSQVARVISLLEGNYSERFDVQQMADSAHMSVSAFHKAFKEITADSPLQYLKKIRLARARDLIIQKNMKAYLAADAVGYESTSQFSREFKRHFGQSPADVMREIRSA
- a CDS encoding DUF362 domain-containing protein, producing the protein MDRRDFLKQTIRGGIVAGSILAFGGVRAFWSTPAIAAGPENPWDLVAIRGGEPDEMFDSAISAYNGMKSFVSRGDRVVVKPNIGWDVSPERGGNTNPKLVGRIVEHCFDAGAAEVIVFDHSCDNWRQCYLNSGIENAVEAVGGKMVSADSEGYYREVSIPEGRRLKTAQVHKALLDADVFFNVPVLKDHSSSLITASMKNLMGVVWDRWYFHRNDLHQCIADMASFRRPDLTILDAYHVMMRNGPRGVSVEDVVQMKAQVLSTDFVAADAAGARLYGVDPDEVRHIKLASQMQLGRMDLKNLSINRIKLG